ATTCTTATCTGTGCGGTAGCGTACTTGCCCCGCTTTAGCATTCTTTACTGCGGTTTCTACATCAGCAGTTACGGTACCGGTCTTAGGGTTAGGCATTAGTCCACGAGGACCAAGAACTTGACCTAACTGACCAACAACTCGCATTGCGTCTGGCGATGCAACGACAACGTCAAAGTCCATCATGCCACCTTTGACTTGCTCAGCAAGGTCATCCATGCCGACAAAATCTGCACCAGCAGCTTTTGCTTTTTCTGCATTTTCACCTTGAGTAAACACAGCAACACGTACTGTTTTACCCGTACCGTTTGGCAAGGTAGTTGCGCCACGAACAGCTTGATCCGATTTACGTGCATCAATACCAAGGTTAATTGCTACATCGATGGCTTCAGGAAATTTAACAACTGAAACATCTTTCAATAATGCCACGGCTTCTTCAAAGCTATATTGCTTTCCAGCAACTACTTTTTCACGAATCGCTTTTTGGCGCTTAGTTAGCTTAGCCATTACACACCCTCCACTTCGATACCAGCGGCACGAGCACTACCGGCGATGGTGCGCACAGCGGCGTCCATGTCAGATGCAGTGAGGTCAGCCATTTTAATAGTTGCAATTTCTTCTAGTTGCGCACGAGTTACCTTACCCACTTTCTTTGAGTTAGGCGTGCCTGAACCACTTTTCACGCCCGCTGCTTTTTTCAATAAGAAAGACGCAGGAGGTGTTTTGGTAGTAAAAGTGAAACTGCGATCAGAGTACACTGTGATAACAACAGGAATTGGCATACCACTCTCAAGACTCTGCGTCTGAGCGTTGAATGCTTTACAGAATTCCATGATATTCACACCATGCTGACCCAATGCAGGACCAACCGGTGGACTTGGGTTTGCTGCACCAGCAGCAACTTGTAGCTTAATATAAGCTTGTACTTTCTTAGCCATATTACCTCTCCAAATGG
This region of Zhongshania aliphaticivorans genomic DNA includes:
- the rplA gene encoding 50S ribosomal protein L1 → MAKLTKRQKAIREKVVAGKQYSFEEAVALLKDVSVVKFPEAIDVAINLGIDARKSDQAVRGATTLPNGTGKTVRVAVFTQGENAEKAKAAGADFVGMDDLAEQVKGGMMDFDVVVASPDAMRVVGQLGQVLGPRGLMPNPKTGTVTADVETAVKNAKAGQVRYRTDKNGIIHGAIGTISFEAGVLKENLEALLGDLRKAKPSSAKGVYMKKVTLSSTMGPGIVIDQASLASK
- the rplK gene encoding 50S ribosomal protein L11 yields the protein MAKKVQAYIKLQVAAGAANPSPPVGPALGQHGVNIMEFCKAFNAQTQSLESGMPIPVVITVYSDRSFTFTTKTPPASFLLKKAAGVKSGSGTPNSKKVGKVTRAQLEEIATIKMADLTASDMDAAVRTIAGSARAAGIEVEGV